In Pectinophora gossypiella chromosome 17, ilPecGoss1.1, whole genome shotgun sequence, one DNA window encodes the following:
- the LOC126374303 gene encoding toll-like receptor 3 — protein sequence MDSKILLLSIISISFVTFTIATTSCDLQDRHDCTYTIVCHYHAGNAWTPECEYEPNVTFIMTESSTDTLNSGFFGATNFDTRVRTFKAVRNNWTNLSSFAFRYYVKTIKMDLSANKIEDIKYEAFKNLAALQSLNLSNNIIQTLNPKSFLISENRNTDLEILDLSHNYLTELTGDIFGYVPTLKKLYMQYNLIYTITEDCLSNLKNLTVLHLHHNLITALNMTLINLRSLKELDVTCNKITKISGFEVNRLVSLERINLSHNEIEVVESDCFNQASNLMTVDLSHNRIKSPIETVLFANNNKLAYLDLYENNITQIQDNAFQHTKLKYLNLQKNNLTGEITGNTFSGLKNITKLNLSNQSITILRNNAFSDAVNLVDLNLSQNNIQLIENSSFAKAVSLNILDVSYNNVSNLSFLRNTLSNLTHLNLRNNSITEITRNTFNNQTVMYMLDISANLIQNIEADSLPLNNLQYINITENRLSGVLNNNVFCPAKTLRYLDLTQFKLNKINKMALFDLPLLARLNISYNELEYVDPNNFVGMNNMYSLDLSYNKLSWFHVDNISLPNLKGLYLNNNNISNITLTLTNMTGLLHVELSDNNISELSDVPFSKITNLKGLHLDRNKLKVFNNDQINTLTELRLLTLSGNELTEINLSYFTEVMTVDLSYNKISYFNSTLFENLERLQSIDLSGNGITQITPGTFQTVKILKLLNLSHNNLTNLRYGNFRGLHRTEVLDLSFNNIVEIDVDVFHECVELIRLTIDYNHLKTLDVERLIGTLPKLKTLSLGGNPISCKEIVRNIKSASTNMLRQVEVTSIDKIFHEDNVHGIKCGDTNMPTTTAKSETAQLNGDSSSLALVIWCSVLTVVVLLAGVGLFVYKKNKSVVYRESRLQLRNSLSDFVSSETQNDLLG from the exons ATGGATTCCAAAATActtttgt TGTCCATCATCTCCATTTCATTTGTGACCTTCACGATTGCAACGACTTCGTGTGACCTCCAAGACCGCCATGATTGCACCTACACCATCGTTTGCCACTACCACGCTGGCAACGCGTGGACCCCAGAATGTGAATACGAACCGAACGTCACTTTCATCATGACTGAGTCATCCACAGACACCCTGAATTCTGGATTCTTTGGCGCAACAAATTTTGACACCAGAGTCCGTACCTTCAAAGCCGTCCGCAACAACTGGACCAACCTTAGTAGCTTCGCCTTCAGATACTACGTTAAAACTATTAAGATGGACCTCTCCGCCAACAAGATTGAAGACATAAAATACGAAGCCTTCAAAAACTTAGCTGCTCTACAGTCGCTGAATCTGTCTAACAACATTATCCAAACATTGAACCCTAAATCATTCTTAATATCCGAAAATAGGAACACCGATCTAGAAATTTTAGATTTGTCGCACAATTACTTGACTGAACTAACTGGAGACATATTTGGTTATGTACCCACTCTAAAAAAGTTGTATAtgcaatataatttaatatatacgATAACAGAAGATTGTCTGAGCAACCTTAAAAATTTAACCGTTCTGCATTTACATCACAACCTAATAACGGCTCTTAATATGACATTGATCAATTTGAGATCTCTTAAAGAATTGGATGTaacatgtaataaaataactaaaatatcAGGTTTTGAAGTTAACCGTCTTGTATCTCTTGAAAGAATAAACTTGTCACATAATGAAATCGAAGTCGTTGAATCCGATTGTTTCAATCAAGCGTCCAACCTCATGACTGTTGATCTGAGTCATAATAGAATCAAGTCCCCCATAGAAACTGTCCTGTTCGCTAACAATAACAAGCTCGCATATTTAGATTTATATGAAAACAATATTACTCAAATACAAGACAATGCCTTCCAACATACCAAGctaaaatatttaaacttacAGAAAAACAATTTGACGGGAGAGATAACTGGAAATACATTTAGCGGTTTGAAAAACATAACGAAGTTAAACTTGAGCAACCAAAGTATAACGATTCTAAGAAACAATGCGTTCTCAGACGCAGTTAACTTAGTTGACTTGAACTTAAGCCAGAACAACATTCAACTTATTGAAAATTCCAGCTTCGCTAAGGCAGTTTCATTGAACATTCTAGATGTCTCGTACAATAACGTGTCCAACTTGAGTTTTCTAAGAAATACTTTATCGAACTTAACCCATTTGAACTTAAGAAATAATAGCATCACTGAAATAACAAGAAATACTTTTAACAATCAAACCGTTATGTACATGTTAGATATTTCAGCCAATTTAATTCAAAACATTGAAGCGGATTCCTTGCCCTTGAACAATTtgcaatatataaatataactgaGAATCGTTTATCCGGAGTTTTGAACAATAACGTATTTTGCCCGGCAAAGACTCTGAGATATTTAGATTTGACCCAATTCAAATTAAATAAGATCAATAAAATGGCTCTATTTGATTTACCGCTCCTCGCTCGCCTGAACATTTCTTATAATGAATTGGAGTACGTAGACCCAAATAATTTTGTGGGCATGAACAACATGTACTCTTTAGatttatcttataataaactttcttGGTTCCACGTGGACAACATATCTTTACCTAATCTTAAGggtttgtatttaaataataataatatttccaaCATTACCCTTACTTTAACAAACATGACAGGCCTTTTACATGTAGAACTGTCGGATAATAATATTTCTGAGCTGTCAGACGTGCCATTTTCAAAAATAACGAATTTGAAAGGACTGCATTTAGACCGTAATAAACTTAAGGTTTTCAACAATGatcaaataaatactttgacagAATTAAGATTATTGACACTTTCGGGTAACGAACTTACCGAAATAAATCTCAGTTACTTTACGGAAGTAATGACTGTGGACTtaagttacaataaaatatcttacTTCAACTCAACATTGTTTGAAAATCTTGAGCGTTTGCAGTCTATAGATTTAAGTGGTAATGGTATCACACAAATAACTCCTGGTActtttcaaacagttaaaattttGAAGCTGCTTAATTTATCTCATAATAATTTGACAAATCTGCGATACGGTAACTTCAGAGGACTTCATAGGACTGAAGTTTTGGATCTTTCGTTTAACAACATTGTTGAAATTGACGTAGATGTATTTCACGAATGTGTAGAACTTATAAGGCTAACAATCGACTACAATCATTTAAAAACGCTTGATGTAGAAAGGCTTATAGGGACGTTGCCAAAACTGAAAACTTTGAGTTTAGGAGGCAACCCGATATCATGTAAAGAAATCGTTCGAAATATCAAAAGTGCTAGTACAAACATGTTGCGACAGGTTGAAGTTACGTCTATAGACAAAATTTTTCATGAAGACAACGTACATGGTATTAAGTGCGGTGATACAAATATGCCCACGACGACTGCAAAATCTGAGACTGCCCAGTTAAATGGTGATTCCAGTTCATTGGCGTTAGTGATTTGGTGTTCAGTTTTGACAGTGGTAGTTTTACTAGCAGGTGTGGGACTCTTTGTGTATAAGAAGAATAAATCAGTTGTATATAGGGAATCTAGATTGCAGCTTAGGAATTCTCTTTCAGATTTCGTTAGTTCTGAAACGCAAAATGATCTGTTAGGCTGA